In Elaeis guineensis isolate ETL-2024a chromosome 1, EG11, whole genome shotgun sequence, a genomic segment contains:
- the LOC140859735 gene encoding homeobox-leucine zipper protein HOX9-like → MATAVAVRSGGGGGLEKQPMDAGKYVRYTAEQVEALEKVYAECPKPSSVRRHQLIRECPILANIEPKQIKVWFQNRRCREKQRKESSRLQAVNRKLTAMNKLLMEEMSAFRSRSRSWFMRMHTCDNNYGMLPWLMTQAVNQL, encoded by the exons ATGGCCACGGCAGTGGCGGTGAGGAGCGGCGGAGGCGGTGGTTTGGAGAAGCAGCCGATGGACGCCGGGAAGTACGTGAGATACACGGCAGAGCAGGTGGAGGCGCTCGAGAAGGTCTACGCCGAGTGCCCCAAGCCAAGCTCGGTGCGCCGTCATCAGTTGATCCGTGAGTGCCCGATTCTAGCCAACATTGAGCCCAAACAGATTAAGGTCTGGTTCCAGAATCGAAG GTGTCGTGAGAAGCAGAGAAAAGAGTCTTCCAGGCTTCAGGCTGTTAATAGAAAGTTGACTGCGATGAATAAGCTTTTGATGGAGGAAATGAGCGCCTTCAGAAGCAGGTCACGCAGCTGGTTCATGAGAATGCATACATGCGACAACAACTACGGAAT GCTTCCCTGGCTAATGACACAAGCTGTGAATCAGTTGTGA